In Leuconostocaceae bacterium ESL0723, the following proteins share a genomic window:
- a CDS encoding amino acid ABC transporter ATP-binding protein, translated as MALIEVKNLSVTIKQKQILEDINFAVEEGEVTVLVGPSGSGKTTLLRTLNLLQQPAAGTIQIGQSAVDGSKLNKKSTRALRAESTMVFQQFNLFKNMTVIENVMAPLLLNKLAKWDEAHAIAEERLREVGLLAFADKYSSSLSGGQQQRVSIARAIAVKPAVVLLDEPTSALDPELVGSVLKTILELAKQHITMVIVTHEMDFARQIGNQIIFLEKGQIVHKGTPDEILSDQGPERVHNFLNSVSAAY; from the coding sequence ATGGCCCTGATTGAAGTGAAGAATTTATCGGTAACGATTAAGCAAAAGCAGATTCTAGAAGACATAAACTTTGCCGTGGAAGAGGGGGAGGTGACCGTCTTGGTGGGACCCAGTGGATCTGGCAAGACGACCCTGTTACGGACCTTAAACCTCCTACAACAACCCGCCGCTGGTACCATTCAAATTGGGCAAAGTGCAGTCGACGGCAGTAAGCTCAACAAGAAAAGCACTCGGGCCCTGCGGGCCGAATCAACGATGGTCTTCCAGCAGTTTAATTTATTTAAAAACATGACCGTGATTGAAAATGTGATGGCGCCACTGCTGTTAAACAAGTTGGCCAAGTGGGACGAAGCCCACGCAATCGCTGAGGAGCGTCTGCGCGAGGTTGGGCTGTTGGCGTTCGCTGATAAGTACTCGTCTTCCTTGTCGGGTGGCCAGCAGCAGCGGGTGTCGATTGCACGGGCAATTGCAGTAAAGCCGGCGGTGGTCCTACTCGATGAACCGACCTCGGCCTTGGATCCGGAACTAGTGGGGAGTGTCTTAAAAACGATTCTGGAACTGGCCAAGCAGCACATCACGATGGTGATTGTGACCCATGAAATGGACTTTGCCCGTCAGATTGGCAACCAGATTATTTTCTTGGAGAAGGGTCAAATCGTCCACAAGGGCACGCCGGACGAAATTTTGTCAGATCAGGGCCCGGAGAGAGTCCACAACTTTTTAAATTCCGTATCAGCGGCCTATTAA
- a CDS encoding transporter substrate-binding domain-containing protein, whose amino-acid sequence MKKRNPARWAIIIIIVVLLAAIGGWFYHSQHSKQSGSDSGQKTLKIGVTGTSFPTAYKNDGKLVGFDVDAINAAAKKAGYKVEWVTGEFDGLLGQLDNGKIDTVANDVAITPERQKKYQFSHIYNQEETTVAVNKDSSVNNLNDLAGKTVAGATASNNTKNLQNYNNKIQLKLYDARDVTYQALLSGHVDGVVNTRNNLEAIIKAKNYPWKVVPGSAATVQIALPFRKDDSESSTILKKLNPAIDEIKKDGTLKQLSEKYFGYDATADLK is encoded by the coding sequence ATGAAAAAGCGAAACCCAGCGCGATGGGCGATTATTATCATTATTGTGGTGCTGCTAGCGGCGATTGGTGGCTGGTTCTACCATAGTCAGCACAGCAAGCAGTCCGGCAGTGATAGTGGCCAAAAGACCTTGAAAATTGGGGTTACCGGGACTAGTTTCCCAACCGCCTATAAGAACGATGGGAAGTTAGTCGGCTTTGATGTCGATGCCATTAATGCTGCGGCTAAAAAGGCTGGTTACAAGGTGGAGTGGGTGACCGGTGAATTTGACGGTCTGCTCGGTCAGCTGGATAACGGCAAGATTGACACGGTCGCCAACGACGTGGCTATCACCCCTGAGCGGCAAAAGAAATATCAATTCAGTCATATTTATAACCAGGAAGAAACCACGGTGGCCGTCAACAAAGATTCCAGTGTCAACAATTTGAACGACCTGGCTGGCAAAACGGTTGCTGGGGCGACCGCATCTAATAATACGAAGAACTTGCAGAATTATAACAACAAGATTCAGCTAAAGCTCTACGACGCCCGGGACGTAACCTACCAGGCTTTGCTATCAGGCCACGTGGATGGGGTCGTGAACACCCGCAATAACCTGGAGGCCATTATTAAGGCCAAGAACTATCCATGGAAGGTCGTGCCAGGCAGTGCGGCGACGGTTCAAATTGCCCTGCCATTCCGCAAGGATGACAGCGAGAGCAGCACGATTTTGAAGAAGTTGAACCCAGCCATCGATGAGATTAAGAAGGACGGGACTTTGAAGCAGCTTTCTGAAAAGTACTTTGGATATGATGCCACTGCTGATTTAAAATAA